CAAAGCACAGCACATCCGGCTGCATTTCCTTTAGCATCTGCTCAGCATCGGTATAAGTATTGGCAATGCCATATTCCTTGGCGACCAAATCAATATTATCCCTTGTTTTAGCTGAGAGAGCTACAAGCTCGAAACGGTCAGGATTTCTAAGAAATCCCTCTATATGCCGCCCCCCTCGCGCTCCCACACCCACTTGTGCAACTCGGTACCTCTTCAAAATCACCCTCCTGATCTCAAACCGCAACTCGGCTATAGTTTACTCTCTCGCGTATTATTGTTTATATATTAGATGTAACCAATCTTATAAGAAAGGAGGCGGTACTATGGGAAGCTATCAGTATTTAGGATTCTGGAACCCCTATATAGCCTATTTATTAGGCTTTTGGACTATGCAGCCCGGAAGCGGCGCAAGCATCGAATAAAACACTGGCGTGACACTCAATATCGCTTCTATGATGACTTACTCGGTTCTCCAACGACGGTAATATCCACTTCCGGAATGCGGGCAAGAAGAGTGTGAAGGACTGAGTGTTTAAAAACCCCAAGTATCCCTTTTGGAGGAAGGTGGCCCATCACAATATGGCTTATGTCGTTTGCTAAGACATATTCAGCGATCTCTGCTGCTGGGTCGCCTTCTAAAACCACCAAAGGGATATGCATTTCTTCCAAAAAAGCCAAGGTTTCATCAGATGCATACTTGAGGTCTTCCACAGGGGTTTTGACATACAAGGCCACAACTTCATGGTTGATCGCTTGAGCGATTCGATAGCCTCGCCGTATGATGCGAGCAGCGCGCGGCCCTGGTTCGATACATACTACAATTCGCTCGCGAAATTTTGAAAAGACGCGGGCATGGTGCGCTTTCATCGCTTCAAAGTCCTGGTCAACTCGACCGGCAAGTTCTCGAAGGGTCATTTCACGAAACGCCAGCAAATTCTCATCTCGAAAGAAGTTTTCCAAAGCCTGCTCGGCTTTTTCGGATATAAAAACTTCACCACGCTCGATACGATTACGAAGCGCTTCCGGTGTCAGGTCAACATCAACCACATCATCTGCTTCCCTCAAAACTCTATCGGGTAGCGTTTCCTTTACTCGAACGCCAGTTAGATCAAATACTGTGTCATTCAAACTTTCGAGATGCTGGATATTAACGGTTGACAGCACGCTAATGCCTGCCGCAAGCAATTCATAAACATCCTCCCACCGCTTTGGGTTCTTGGAACAGGGCGCGTTTGTATGGGCGAGTTCGTCAACCAAGCACCATTTCGGCTTTCGCGCAAGGATGGCATCCATATCCATTTCCTCAAACTCAGAGCCTTGATACTCCGTCTTTCGAGGGGGAATTATTTCTAACCCTTCCATTAACTCGACAATCGGCTGCCGGCCATGGGGTTCGATAAATCCAATAACGATGTCATCCATCTCACGCTGCTTACGACGATGAGCTTCACTCAACATTGTATATGTTTTGCCAACCCCAGCAGCATAGCCAATGAAAAGCTTGAGCTTGCCGCGTTTTGGCGGCTGATCGGTTTTCATTTTTTCTAATTGAGACTTTGTCGTTTCCCCTAATTCTTCTTGTGACATCGTATCGCCTACTTCTTCCCTTTATCTAAAGCTAAATTGTGTTCGGACAAATTCACACGAAGATTACCCAAAAAACCTAAATCATGCTCCATTTTTTTTGCATTTATAAACTCTTTCTT
Above is a window of bacterium DNA encoding:
- a CDS encoding universal stress protein; translated protein: MSQEELGETTKSQLEKMKTDQPPKRGKLKLFIGYAAGVGKTYTMLSEAHRRKQREMDDIVIGFIEPHGRQPIVELMEGLEIIPPRKTEYQGSEFEEMDMDAILARKPKWCLVDELAHTNAPCSKNPKRWEDVYELLAAGISVLSTVNIQHLESLNDTVFDLTGVRVKETLPDRVLREADDVVDVDLTPEALRNRIERGEVFISEKAEQALENFFRDENLLAFREMTLRELAGRVDQDFEAMKAHHARVFSKFRERIVVCIEPGPRAARIIRRGYRIAQAINHEVVALYVKTPVEDLKYASDETLAFLEEMHIPLVVLEGDPAAEIAEYVLANDISHIVMGHLPPKGILGVFKHSVLHTLLARIPEVDITVVGEPSKSS